A genomic window from Halogeometricum borinquense DSM 11551 includes:
- a CDS encoding DUF2240 family protein — protein MSLDVAVAVPFKQRGTDQLGEGEFVVALSLDRDWFSPDQAKRLIDVAAGRGLVSRDDGNVVAEFDPAGVTVPEDYEPDQSILREQSAFERILDALVADGHDKQSAVADVNDVQRRLGVSVEAAAALYAKQHGVEVGDAAQKAREEL, from the coding sequence ATGAGCCTCGACGTCGCGGTGGCGGTACCGTTCAAACAACGCGGGACCGACCAGTTGGGCGAAGGCGAGTTCGTGGTCGCTCTCTCGTTGGACCGCGATTGGTTCTCGCCCGATCAGGCCAAACGCCTCATCGATGTTGCCGCTGGGCGCGGCTTGGTCTCCCGCGACGACGGCAACGTCGTCGCCGAGTTCGATCCCGCGGGGGTCACCGTGCCCGAAGACTACGAACCGGACCAATCGATTCTCCGCGAGCAGTCGGCATTCGAACGAATCCTCGACGCACTCGTCGCCGACGGGCACGACAAACAATCCGCGGTTGCGGACGTGAACGATGTGCAGCGTCGCCTCGGCGTCAGCGTGGAGGCGGCGGCCGCACTGTACGCGAAACAGCACGGCGTA